The Equus caballus isolate H_3958 breed thoroughbred chromosome 13, TB-T2T, whole genome shotgun sequence genome includes a window with the following:
- the DECR2 gene encoding peroxisomal 2,4-dienoyl-CoA reductase [(3E)-enoyl-CoA-producing] isoform X3, translating into MAQPPPDVGEDDCLPEYRHLFCPDLLRDKVAFITGGGSGIGFRIAEIFMRCSWKLPVPRQRVVFQCLQDCDGHRHLGHLQHVSRALREVFPGVCPCGRGLPSSDHPLMPCPLPRVLQDHGGVIVNITATLGARGQMLQVHAGSAKAAVDAMTRHLAVEWGPQNIRVNSLAPGPISGTEGLRRLGGSRASMRENVLASPLQRLGNKTEIAHSVLYLASPLASYVTGALLVVDGGAWLTFPNDVKLLADFASSAKL; encoded by the exons ATGGCCCAGCCGCCGCCCGACGTCGGAGAGGACGACTGTCTCCCTGAGTACCGCCACCTCTTCTGCCCCGACCTGCTCCG GGACAAAGTGGCCTTCATCACAGGTGGTGGCTCTGGGATCGGGTTCCGGATTGCTGAGATTTTCATGCG GTGCAGCTGGAAACTTCCTGTGCCCCGCCAGCGCGTTGTCTTTCAATGCCTTCAAGACTGTGATGGACATCGACACCTTGGGCACCTTCAACATGTCTCGCGTGCTCTACGAGAAGTTTTTCCGGGTGTGTGTCCTTGCGGCCGAGGCCTCCCTTCTTCTGACCACCCGCTCATGCCCTGTCCCCTACCCCGTGTGTTGCAGGACCATGGAGGGGTGATTGTGAACATCACTGCGACCCTGGGTGCCCGGGGGCAGATGCTCCAAGTGCATGCAGGCTCAGCCAAGGCGGCTGTGG ATGCAATGACCCGGCACTTGGCTGTGGAGTGGGGTCCCCAAAACATCCGTGTCAACAGCCTTGCCCCTGGCCCCATCAGTGGCACGGAGGGGTTGCGGCGGCTGG GTGGCTCCCGGGCCAGCATGAGGGAGAACGTCCTGGCCAGCCCCCTGCAGAGGCTGGGGAACAAGACGGAGATCGCCCACAGTGTTCTCTACCTGGCCAGCCCTTTGGCATCCTACGTGACCGGGGCCTTGCTGGTGGTTGATGGCGGGGCGTGGCTGACATTCCCTAATGACGTCAAGTTGCTGGCGGATTTTGCATCCTCTGCTAAGCTCTAG
- the DECR2 gene encoding peroxisomal 2,4-dienoyl-CoA reductase [(3E)-enoyl-CoA-producing] isoform X1, whose amino-acid sequence MAQPPPDVGEDDCLPEYRHLFCPDLLRDKVAFITGGGSGIGFRIAEIFMRHGCHTVIASRSLPRVSTAARKLVAATGQRCLPLSLDVRAPPAIMAAVDQALKEFGKINILINCAAGNFLCPASALSFNAFKTVMDIDTLGTFNMSRVLYEKFFRDHGGVIVNITATLGARGQMLQVHAGSAKAAVDAMTRHLAVEWGPQNIRVNSLAPGPISGTEGLRRLGGSRASMRENVLASPLQRLGNKTEIAHSVLYLASPLASYVTGALLVVDGGAWLTFPNDVKLLADFASSAKL is encoded by the exons ATGGCCCAGCCGCCGCCCGACGTCGGAGAGGACGACTGTCTCCCTGAGTACCGCCACCTCTTCTGCCCCGACCTGCTCCG GGACAAAGTGGCCTTCATCACAGGTGGTGGCTCTGGGATCGGGTTCCGGATTGCTGAGATTTTCATGCG GCACGGCTGCCACACGGTCATCGCTAGCAGAAGCCTTCCCAGAGTGTCAACG GCTGCCAGGAAGTTGGTTGCTGCCACCGGCCAGCGGTGCTTGCCTTTATCTCTGGACGTCCGAGCCCCCCCAGCCATCATGGCTGCCGTGGACCAGGCACTGAAGGAGTTTGGGAAAATCAACATTCTCATTAACT GTGCAGCTGGAAACTTCCTGTGCCCCGCCAGCGCGTTGTCTTTCAATGCCTTCAAGACTGTGATGGACATCGACACCTTGGGCACCTTCAACATGTCTCGCGTGCTCTACGAGAAGTTTTTCCGG GACCATGGAGGGGTGATTGTGAACATCACTGCGACCCTGGGTGCCCGGGGGCAGATGCTCCAAGTGCATGCAGGCTCAGCCAAGGCGGCTGTGG ATGCAATGACCCGGCACTTGGCTGTGGAGTGGGGTCCCCAAAACATCCGTGTCAACAGCCTTGCCCCTGGCCCCATCAGTGGCACGGAGGGGTTGCGGCGGCTGG GTGGCTCCCGGGCCAGCATGAGGGAGAACGTCCTGGCCAGCCCCCTGCAGAGGCTGGGGAACAAGACGGAGATCGCCCACAGTGTTCTCTACCTGGCCAGCCCTTTGGCATCCTACGTGACCGGGGCCTTGCTGGTGGTTGATGGCGGGGCGTGGCTGACATTCCCTAATGACGTCAAGTTGCTGGCGGATTTTGCATCCTCTGCTAAGCTCTAG
- the DECR2 gene encoding peroxisomal 2,4-dienoyl-CoA reductase [(3E)-enoyl-CoA-producing] isoform X2, whose amino-acid sequence MAQPPPDVGEDDCLPEYRHLFCPDLLRDKVAFITGGGSGIGFRIAEIFMRHGCHTVIASRSLPRVSTAARKLVAATGQRCLPLSLDVRAPPAIMAAVDQALKEFGKINILINCAAGNFLCPASALSFNAFKTVMDIDTLGTFNMSRVLYEKFFRDHGGVIVNITATLGARGQMLQVHAGSAKAAVGGSRASMRENVLASPLQRLGNKTEIAHSVLYLASPLASYVTGALLVVDGGAWLTFPNDVKLLADFASSAKL is encoded by the exons ATGGCCCAGCCGCCGCCCGACGTCGGAGAGGACGACTGTCTCCCTGAGTACCGCCACCTCTTCTGCCCCGACCTGCTCCG GGACAAAGTGGCCTTCATCACAGGTGGTGGCTCTGGGATCGGGTTCCGGATTGCTGAGATTTTCATGCG GCACGGCTGCCACACGGTCATCGCTAGCAGAAGCCTTCCCAGAGTGTCAACG GCTGCCAGGAAGTTGGTTGCTGCCACCGGCCAGCGGTGCTTGCCTTTATCTCTGGACGTCCGAGCCCCCCCAGCCATCATGGCTGCCGTGGACCAGGCACTGAAGGAGTTTGGGAAAATCAACATTCTCATTAACT GTGCAGCTGGAAACTTCCTGTGCCCCGCCAGCGCGTTGTCTTTCAATGCCTTCAAGACTGTGATGGACATCGACACCTTGGGCACCTTCAACATGTCTCGCGTGCTCTACGAGAAGTTTTTCCGG GACCATGGAGGGGTGATTGTGAACATCACTGCGACCCTGGGTGCCCGGGGGCAGATGCTCCAAGTGCATGCAGGCTCAGCCAAGGCGGCTGTGG GTGGCTCCCGGGCCAGCATGAGGGAGAACGTCCTGGCCAGCCCCCTGCAGAGGCTGGGGAACAAGACGGAGATCGCCCACAGTGTTCTCTACCTGGCCAGCCCTTTGGCATCCTACGTGACCGGGGCCTTGCTGGTGGTTGATGGCGGGGCGTGGCTGACATTCCCTAATGACGTCAAGTTGCTGGCGGATTTTGCATCCTCTGCTAAGCTCTAG